From the Helicoverpa armigera isolate CAAS_96S chromosome 16, ASM3070526v1, whole genome shotgun sequence genome, one window contains:
- the LOC110372108 gene encoding elastin: MDTAASECECDVCARASILLFLCVHYAQSADQGKRSISSIGSVGLSSIGLGSVGLGSAGIGSIGLGSVGIGSAGLGAAGLGGGAIPIRHSYSEYHNRVAIPVPQPIPIGVPRAVPVPVHVGVPVDQPRPVPVAVPQPVAQVISRPIAVPIDRPFPYPYAQPVPVTVTQGVGIPVPQPYAVGVPAPVPVGVPQPVAVPVSVVGAGGGLGGLGGIGGVGGVGGIGGIGSIGVSSISGIGGAISSVGHSSVISQPVISGSLAASHGHGHHY; this comes from the coding sequence ATTTTGCTGTTTCTCTGCGTGCACTACGCGCAGAGTGCTGATCAAGGAAAGCGCTCAATAAGCTCAATAGGCTCTGTAGGACTCAGCTCTATAGGACTCGGTTCAGTAGGACTCGGGTCTGCAGGAATCGGCTCTATAGGACTCGGATCTGTAGGAATCGGGTCTGCAGGACTCGGGGCTGCAGGACTCGGTGGAGGAGCCATACCAATACGTCATTCCTACTCAGAATACCACAACCGGGTGGCCATTCCTGTCCCCCAACCTATCCCCATTGGCGTACCTAGAGCTGTTCCCGTCCCCGTCCACGTAGGAGTACCAGTAGACCAACCCCGTCCGGTTCCTGTAGCAGTCCCCCAACCCGTAGCGCAGGTTATATCCCGACCTATTGCGGTACCCATTGACAGACCTTTCCCGTATCCCTACGCGCAGCCTGTTCCTGTGACTGTGACGCAAGGAGTGGGGATACCTGTGCCTCAACCGTATGCTGTTGGGGTGCCTGCTCCGGTTCCTGTGGGAGTTCCCCAACCTGTTGCTGTGCCTGTGTCTGTTGTTGGGGCTGGCGGGGGACTTGGGGGATTAGGGGGAATTGGGGGAGTTGGGGGAGTTGGAGGAATTGGGGGAATAGGCAGTATCGGAGTAAGTAGTATAAGTGGTATTGGAGGTGCAATAAGCAGTGTTGGTCATTCTTCAGTTATTTCTCAACCGGTGATTAGCGGGTCCCTCGCGGCTTCACATGGACATGGACATCATTACTGA